In the Larimichthys crocea isolate SSNF chromosome XXI, L_crocea_2.0, whole genome shotgun sequence genome, one interval contains:
- the zmp:0000001167 gene encoding protein phosphatase 1 regulatory subunit 12A isoform X4 — MAATDHSRSEAAKQRRQDQLQRWLGSETDQTGWEARGNLSGSGTRRAKVRFAQGAVFMAACSAGDREEVAALLRQGADINHANIDGLTALHQACIDENAEMVQFLVESGSDVNRGDNEGWTPLHAAASCGFIQIAKYLIEHGAHVGAVNSEGELPLDVATEDAMERLLKGEIKKQGIDVDKARKEEERIMLQDAMAVLAGGGTLTPHPNTKATALHVAAAKGYIEVLKVLLQCGVDVDSRDTDGWTPLHAAAHWGQEEVCTLLADNMCDMGAVNNVGQTPLDVADENLADTLEELQKKQNALRSEKEKQTPVIETSPPISMVPVRPRRTSISRMSSKEKICLHEREKHPPPALPSSPAEDEEEEGQTGQSQSQSQGKASSSSSSEEESESESDAESEKAKNREIINNLNNKRNATSLLPTSMTTSTAASQVKKQDPSKLPTTEAPGSWRTSLRKAGSSVTLGSAGLSDFSQDSSRPPETTLGMTRSASSPRLSSEADTKEPRLARVPPIPTRRLFSIPDSSPDNSNSWLSRSSSYTRRLHSQSGNDLTSSTPSLLHSSSYGKRLDDPTVTSASTGTSSAGLSRLNSVLGQRVPQEQTEKKDQSAVSNSRGTTAGEQESKQRRKSYLTPVRDEEAEAQRKARSRHARQSRRSTQGVTLTDLQEAEKTMKTDNKGREKKEEEEKEKEKEKEAKAKKGEEGEVSWRSRIASLQKSDLLGLTQPTSAPRSQTSDKKDVEASTGESETERWARERRERRQARARRKAQRTGESDDNDPSGEEEFSGSGLDPQTVRHLSSRSDNSCNDFTQGGGSEMKDFKKLFEEVSRENSQLQSQLQDTQRIVSQTRLDLEKATQRQERFTDCSALLELERKVLVDLRADNQRLKDENGALIRVISKLSK; from the exons ATGGCGGCCACTGACCATTCCCGGTCCGAAGCTGCCAAACAGCGACGGCAGGATCAGCTGCAGCGATGGCTGGGCTCGGAGACCGATCAGACTGGATGGGAGGCCCGGGGAAACTTGAGCGGTTCAGGGACGCGGCGGGCGAAAGTTCGATTCGCCCAAGGAGCTGTGTTTATGGCCGCCTGCTCCGCCGGAGACCGGGAGGAGGTGGCGGCGTTACTCCGGCAGGGAGCTGACATCAACCACGCCAACATAGACGGACTGACAGCGCTTCATcag GCCTGCATTGATGAAAATGCTGAGATGGTGCAGTTTCTGGTGGAGAGCGGGAGTGACGTCAACAGAGGAGACAACGAGGGCTGGACTCCTTTGCATGCTGCTGCCTCCTGTGGCTTCATCCAGATCGCTAA ATACCTGATCGAGCACGGCGCTCACGTCGGGGCGGTGAACAGTGAAGGAGAACTTCCTCTGGATGTGGCCACTGAGGACGCCATGGAGAGACTCCTGAAAGGGGAAATCAAAAAACAAG GAATAGACGTGGACAAGGccagaaaggaggaggagaggatcaTGCTCCAGGACGCCATGGCAGTGCTGGCAGGAGGCGGCACTCTCACACCTCACCCAAACACCAAGGCAACCGCTCTGCACGTCGCCGCTGCCAAAGGCTACATCGAAGTCCTGAA GGTGCTGTTGCAGTGTGGGGTGGATGTGGACAGCAGGGACACCGACGGGTGGACTCCCCTGCATGCAGCAGCTCATTGGGGGCAGGAGGAGGTGTGCACCCTGCTTGCTGACAACATGTGCGATATGGGTGCTGTCAACAATGTG GGCCAAACACCTCTGGATGTCGCAGACGAGAACCTCGCGGACACTCTGGAGGAGCTACAGAAGAAACAGAACGCT TTACGCAgcgagaaagagaaacagactcCTGTTATTGAGACTAGCCCGCCAATCTCCATGGTACCAGTTCGCCCGCGCAG GACTTCTATCTCTCGTATGAGCAGCAAGGAGAAGATCTGCCTCCACGAGCGCGAGAAGCACCCGCCCCCCGCCCTGCCGAGCAGCCCGGccgaggatgaggaggaggaaggtcaGACGGGACAGAGCCAGTCTCAGAGCCAGGGGAAAGcgtccagcagctccagctcgGAGGAGGAGAGCGAATCGGAGAGCGACGCCGAGTCAG AGAAAGCGAAAAACCGAGAGATCATCAACAACTTGAACAACAAACGCAACGCCACCAGCCTGCTTCCTACCTCCATGACGACGAGTACTGCTGCAAGCCAAGTGAAAAAG CAGGACCCGAGCAAGCTCCCAACCACCGAGGCCCCAGGATCCTGGAGAACGTCTTTGAGAAAGGCGGGCAGCTCGGTGACTCTGGGCTCAGCTGGACTGTCCGATTTCAGCCAAGACTCCAGCCGACCTCCAGAGACCACCCTGGGTATGACCCGCTCTGCATCCAGCCCCCGCCTCAGCTCCGAGGCCGACACTAAG GAGCCGAGGCTCGCCCGGGTACCGCCCATCCCAACACGGAGACTCTTCAGTATTCCAGACAGCAGCCCTGACAACTCCAACAG ttggCTAAGCCGTAGCTCCTCTTACACCCGACGCCTTCATAGTCAATCAGGGAATGATCTCACTAGTTCCACCCCCTCTTTGCTTCACAG TTCATCTTATGGAAAGAGACTGGATGACCCCACCGTAACCTCAGCTAGCACAGGaacaagctctgctggactCAGCCGCCTTAATAGTGTCTTGGGCCAGag agTTCCTCaggaacagacagaaaagaaggaTCAGTCTGCCGTCTCCAACTCTCGAGGCACGACCGCAGGCGAACAGGAGTCCAAGCAGAGGCGCAA ATCATACCTGACACCGGTGCGGGATGAGGAGGCAGAGGCACAGAGGAAGGCTCGCTCCCGACATGCACGGCAATCCCGCCGCTCCACTCAG GGGGTGACGCTAACAGATCTGCAGGAAGCGGAGAAGACGATGAAGACGGACaacaaagggagagaaaagaaggaggaggaagagaaggagaaagagaaagagaaggaagcaAAAGCAAAGAAGGGAGAGGAAGGG GAAGTGAGCTGGAGGTCTCGTATAGCCAGTCTGCAGAAGTCTGACCTGCTGGGCCTCACGCAGCCCACCAGCGCTCCACGGTCTCAGACATCTGACAAGAAAG ATGTTGAGGCCAGCACAGgggagagtgagacagagcGATGGGCCAGGGAGCgcagggagaggagacaagCTCGGGCCAGAAGGAAGGCACAGAGGACCGGGGAG AGTGATGACAATGATCCGAGTGGAGAGGAAGAGTTCTCAGGCAGTGGGCTGGatccacag ACAGTCCGACACCTTAGTTCCAG ATCGGACAACTCCTGTAACGACTTTACCCAGGGAGGAGGCTCAGAGATGAAGGATTTTAAGAAG ttgttCGAGGAAGTCTCCAGAGAAAACAGTCAGCTCCAGTCTCAGCTGCAGGACACCCAGAGGATTGTCAGTCAAACCAGGTTGGACCTGGAAAAGGCCACACAG AGACAGGAGCGCTTCACTGACTGCTCGGCCttgctggagctggagaggaag GTTCTGGTTGACCTGAGAGCAGACAACCAGCGTCTTAAAGATGAAAATGGAGCACTGATCCGTGTCATCAGCAAACTCTCCAAATAG
- the zmp:0000001167 gene encoding protein phosphatase 1 regulatory subunit 12A isoform X2, translating into MAATDHSRSEAAKQRRQDQLQRWLGSETDQTGWEARGNLSGSGTRRAKVRFAQGAVFMAACSAGDREEVAALLRQGADINHANIDGLTALHQACIDENAEMVQFLVESGSDVNRGDNEGWTPLHAAASCGFIQIAKYLIEHGAHVGAVNSEGELPLDVATEDAMERLLKGEIKKQGIDVDKARKEEERIMLQDAMAVLAGGGTLTPHPNTKATALHVAAAKGYIEVLKVLLQCGVDVDSRDTDGWTPLHAAAHWGQEEVCTLLADNMCDMGAVNNVGQTPLDVADENLADTLEELQKKQNALRSEKEKQTPVIETSPPISMVPVRPRRTSISRMSSKEKICLHEREKHPPPALPSSPAEDEEEEGQTGQSQSQSQGKASSSSSSEEESESESDAESEKAKNREIINNLNNKRNATSLLPTSMTTSTAASQVKKDPSKLPTTEAPGSWRTSLRKAGSSVTLGSAGLSDFSQDSSRPPETTLGMTRSASSPRLSSEADTKEPRLARVPPIPTRRLFSIPDSSPDNSNSWLSRSSSYTRRLHSQSGNDLTSSTPSLLHSSSYGKRLDDPTVTSASTGTSSAGLSRLNSVLGQRVPQEQTEKKDQSAVSNSRGTTAGEQESKQRRKSYLTPVRDEEAEAQRKARSRHARQSRRSTQGVTLTDLQEAEKTMKTDNKGREKKEEEEKEKEKEKEAKAKKGEEGEVSWRSRIASLQKSDLLGLTQPTSAPRSQTSDKKDVEASTGESETERWARERRERRQARARRKAQRTGESDDNDPSGEEEFSGSGLDPQTVRHLSSRSDNSCNDFTQGGGSEMKDFKKLFEEVSRENSQLQSQLQDTQRIVSQTRLDLEKATQRQERFTDCSALLELERKDRRMLERRMAELEEELKVLVDLRADNQRLKDENGALIRVISKLSK; encoded by the exons ATGGCGGCCACTGACCATTCCCGGTCCGAAGCTGCCAAACAGCGACGGCAGGATCAGCTGCAGCGATGGCTGGGCTCGGAGACCGATCAGACTGGATGGGAGGCCCGGGGAAACTTGAGCGGTTCAGGGACGCGGCGGGCGAAAGTTCGATTCGCCCAAGGAGCTGTGTTTATGGCCGCCTGCTCCGCCGGAGACCGGGAGGAGGTGGCGGCGTTACTCCGGCAGGGAGCTGACATCAACCACGCCAACATAGACGGACTGACAGCGCTTCATcag GCCTGCATTGATGAAAATGCTGAGATGGTGCAGTTTCTGGTGGAGAGCGGGAGTGACGTCAACAGAGGAGACAACGAGGGCTGGACTCCTTTGCATGCTGCTGCCTCCTGTGGCTTCATCCAGATCGCTAA ATACCTGATCGAGCACGGCGCTCACGTCGGGGCGGTGAACAGTGAAGGAGAACTTCCTCTGGATGTGGCCACTGAGGACGCCATGGAGAGACTCCTGAAAGGGGAAATCAAAAAACAAG GAATAGACGTGGACAAGGccagaaaggaggaggagaggatcaTGCTCCAGGACGCCATGGCAGTGCTGGCAGGAGGCGGCACTCTCACACCTCACCCAAACACCAAGGCAACCGCTCTGCACGTCGCCGCTGCCAAAGGCTACATCGAAGTCCTGAA GGTGCTGTTGCAGTGTGGGGTGGATGTGGACAGCAGGGACACCGACGGGTGGACTCCCCTGCATGCAGCAGCTCATTGGGGGCAGGAGGAGGTGTGCACCCTGCTTGCTGACAACATGTGCGATATGGGTGCTGTCAACAATGTG GGCCAAACACCTCTGGATGTCGCAGACGAGAACCTCGCGGACACTCTGGAGGAGCTACAGAAGAAACAGAACGCT TTACGCAgcgagaaagagaaacagactcCTGTTATTGAGACTAGCCCGCCAATCTCCATGGTACCAGTTCGCCCGCGCAG GACTTCTATCTCTCGTATGAGCAGCAAGGAGAAGATCTGCCTCCACGAGCGCGAGAAGCACCCGCCCCCCGCCCTGCCGAGCAGCCCGGccgaggatgaggaggaggaaggtcaGACGGGACAGAGCCAGTCTCAGAGCCAGGGGAAAGcgtccagcagctccagctcgGAGGAGGAGAGCGAATCGGAGAGCGACGCCGAGTCAG AGAAAGCGAAAAACCGAGAGATCATCAACAACTTGAACAACAAACGCAACGCCACCAGCCTGCTTCCTACCTCCATGACGACGAGTACTGCTGCAAGCCAAGTGAAAAAG GACCCGAGCAAGCTCCCAACCACCGAGGCCCCAGGATCCTGGAGAACGTCTTTGAGAAAGGCGGGCAGCTCGGTGACTCTGGGCTCAGCTGGACTGTCCGATTTCAGCCAAGACTCCAGCCGACCTCCAGAGACCACCCTGGGTATGACCCGCTCTGCATCCAGCCCCCGCCTCAGCTCCGAGGCCGACACTAAG GAGCCGAGGCTCGCCCGGGTACCGCCCATCCCAACACGGAGACTCTTCAGTATTCCAGACAGCAGCCCTGACAACTCCAACAG ttggCTAAGCCGTAGCTCCTCTTACACCCGACGCCTTCATAGTCAATCAGGGAATGATCTCACTAGTTCCACCCCCTCTTTGCTTCACAG TTCATCTTATGGAAAGAGACTGGATGACCCCACCGTAACCTCAGCTAGCACAGGaacaagctctgctggactCAGCCGCCTTAATAGTGTCTTGGGCCAGag agTTCCTCaggaacagacagaaaagaaggaTCAGTCTGCCGTCTCCAACTCTCGAGGCACGACCGCAGGCGAACAGGAGTCCAAGCAGAGGCGCAA ATCATACCTGACACCGGTGCGGGATGAGGAGGCAGAGGCACAGAGGAAGGCTCGCTCCCGACATGCACGGCAATCCCGCCGCTCCACTCAG GGGGTGACGCTAACAGATCTGCAGGAAGCGGAGAAGACGATGAAGACGGACaacaaagggagagaaaagaaggaggaggaagagaaggagaaagagaaagagaaggaagcaAAAGCAAAGAAGGGAGAGGAAGGG GAAGTGAGCTGGAGGTCTCGTATAGCCAGTCTGCAGAAGTCTGACCTGCTGGGCCTCACGCAGCCCACCAGCGCTCCACGGTCTCAGACATCTGACAAGAAAG ATGTTGAGGCCAGCACAGgggagagtgagacagagcGATGGGCCAGGGAGCgcagggagaggagacaagCTCGGGCCAGAAGGAAGGCACAGAGGACCGGGGAG AGTGATGACAATGATCCGAGTGGAGAGGAAGAGTTCTCAGGCAGTGGGCTGGatccacag ACAGTCCGACACCTTAGTTCCAG ATCGGACAACTCCTGTAACGACTTTACCCAGGGAGGAGGCTCAGAGATGAAGGATTTTAAGAAG ttgttCGAGGAAGTCTCCAGAGAAAACAGTCAGCTCCAGTCTCAGCTGCAGGACACCCAGAGGATTGTCAGTCAAACCAGGTTGGACCTGGAAAAGGCCACACAG AGACAGGAGCGCTTCACTGACTGCTCGGCCttgctggagctggagaggaag GACCGGAGGATGTTGGAGCGGCGAATGGCAGagttggaggaggagctgaag GTTCTGGTTGACCTGAGAGCAGACAACCAGCGTCTTAAAGATGAAAATGGAGCACTGATCCGTGTCATCAGCAAACTCTCCAAATAG
- the zmp:0000001167 gene encoding protein phosphatase 1 regulatory subunit 12A isoform X3 has product MAATDHSRSEAAKQRRQDQLQRWLGSETDQTGWEARGNLSGSGTRRAKVRFAQGAVFMAACSAGDREEVAALLRQGADINHANIDGLTALHQACIDENAEMVQFLVESGSDVNRGDNEGWTPLHAAASCGFIQIAKYLIEHGAHVGAVNSEGELPLDVATEDAMERLLKGEIKKQGIDVDKARKEEERIMLQDAMAVLAGGGTLTPHPNTKATALHVAAAKGYIEVLKVLLQCGVDVDSRDTDGWTPLHAAAHWGQEEVCTLLADNMCDMGAVNNVGQTPLDVADENLADTLEELQKKQNALRSEKEKQTPVIETSPPISMVPVRPRSKEKICLHEREKHPPPALPSSPAEDEEEEGQTGQSQSQSQGKASSSSSSEEESESESDAESEKAKNREIINNLNNKRNATSLLPTSMTTSTAASQVKKQDPSKLPTTEAPGSWRTSLRKAGSSVTLGSAGLSDFSQDSSRPPETTLGMTRSASSPRLSSEADTKEPRLARVPPIPTRRLFSIPDSSPDNSNSWLSRSSSYTRRLHSQSGNDLTSSTPSLLHSSSYGKRLDDPTVTSASTGTSSAGLSRLNSVLGQRVPQEQTEKKDQSAVSNSRGTTAGEQESKQRRKSYLTPVRDEEAEAQRKARSRHARQSRRSTQGVTLTDLQEAEKTMKTDNKGREKKEEEEKEKEKEKEAKAKKGEEGEVSWRSRIASLQKSDLLGLTQPTSAPRSQTSDKKDVEASTGESETERWARERRERRQARARRKAQRTGESDDNDPSGEEEFSGSGLDPQTVRHLSSRSDNSCNDFTQGGGSEMKDFKKLFEEVSRENSQLQSQLQDTQRIVSQTRLDLEKATQRQERFTDCSALLELERKDRRMLERRMAELEEELKVLVDLRADNQRLKDENGALIRVISKLSK; this is encoded by the exons ATGGCGGCCACTGACCATTCCCGGTCCGAAGCTGCCAAACAGCGACGGCAGGATCAGCTGCAGCGATGGCTGGGCTCGGAGACCGATCAGACTGGATGGGAGGCCCGGGGAAACTTGAGCGGTTCAGGGACGCGGCGGGCGAAAGTTCGATTCGCCCAAGGAGCTGTGTTTATGGCCGCCTGCTCCGCCGGAGACCGGGAGGAGGTGGCGGCGTTACTCCGGCAGGGAGCTGACATCAACCACGCCAACATAGACGGACTGACAGCGCTTCATcag GCCTGCATTGATGAAAATGCTGAGATGGTGCAGTTTCTGGTGGAGAGCGGGAGTGACGTCAACAGAGGAGACAACGAGGGCTGGACTCCTTTGCATGCTGCTGCCTCCTGTGGCTTCATCCAGATCGCTAA ATACCTGATCGAGCACGGCGCTCACGTCGGGGCGGTGAACAGTGAAGGAGAACTTCCTCTGGATGTGGCCACTGAGGACGCCATGGAGAGACTCCTGAAAGGGGAAATCAAAAAACAAG GAATAGACGTGGACAAGGccagaaaggaggaggagaggatcaTGCTCCAGGACGCCATGGCAGTGCTGGCAGGAGGCGGCACTCTCACACCTCACCCAAACACCAAGGCAACCGCTCTGCACGTCGCCGCTGCCAAAGGCTACATCGAAGTCCTGAA GGTGCTGTTGCAGTGTGGGGTGGATGTGGACAGCAGGGACACCGACGGGTGGACTCCCCTGCATGCAGCAGCTCATTGGGGGCAGGAGGAGGTGTGCACCCTGCTTGCTGACAACATGTGCGATATGGGTGCTGTCAACAATGTG GGCCAAACACCTCTGGATGTCGCAGACGAGAACCTCGCGGACACTCTGGAGGAGCTACAGAAGAAACAGAACGCT TTACGCAgcgagaaagagaaacagactcCTGTTATTGAGACTAGCCCGCCAATCTCCATGGTACCAGTTCGCCCGCGCAG CAAGGAGAAGATCTGCCTCCACGAGCGCGAGAAGCACCCGCCCCCCGCCCTGCCGAGCAGCCCGGccgaggatgaggaggaggaaggtcaGACGGGACAGAGCCAGTCTCAGAGCCAGGGGAAAGcgtccagcagctccagctcgGAGGAGGAGAGCGAATCGGAGAGCGACGCCGAGTCAG AGAAAGCGAAAAACCGAGAGATCATCAACAACTTGAACAACAAACGCAACGCCACCAGCCTGCTTCCTACCTCCATGACGACGAGTACTGCTGCAAGCCAAGTGAAAAAG CAGGACCCGAGCAAGCTCCCAACCACCGAGGCCCCAGGATCCTGGAGAACGTCTTTGAGAAAGGCGGGCAGCTCGGTGACTCTGGGCTCAGCTGGACTGTCCGATTTCAGCCAAGACTCCAGCCGACCTCCAGAGACCACCCTGGGTATGACCCGCTCTGCATCCAGCCCCCGCCTCAGCTCCGAGGCCGACACTAAG GAGCCGAGGCTCGCCCGGGTACCGCCCATCCCAACACGGAGACTCTTCAGTATTCCAGACAGCAGCCCTGACAACTCCAACAG ttggCTAAGCCGTAGCTCCTCTTACACCCGACGCCTTCATAGTCAATCAGGGAATGATCTCACTAGTTCCACCCCCTCTTTGCTTCACAG TTCATCTTATGGAAAGAGACTGGATGACCCCACCGTAACCTCAGCTAGCACAGGaacaagctctgctggactCAGCCGCCTTAATAGTGTCTTGGGCCAGag agTTCCTCaggaacagacagaaaagaaggaTCAGTCTGCCGTCTCCAACTCTCGAGGCACGACCGCAGGCGAACAGGAGTCCAAGCAGAGGCGCAA ATCATACCTGACACCGGTGCGGGATGAGGAGGCAGAGGCACAGAGGAAGGCTCGCTCCCGACATGCACGGCAATCCCGCCGCTCCACTCAG GGGGTGACGCTAACAGATCTGCAGGAAGCGGAGAAGACGATGAAGACGGACaacaaagggagagaaaagaaggaggaggaagagaaggagaaagagaaagagaaggaagcaAAAGCAAAGAAGGGAGAGGAAGGG GAAGTGAGCTGGAGGTCTCGTATAGCCAGTCTGCAGAAGTCTGACCTGCTGGGCCTCACGCAGCCCACCAGCGCTCCACGGTCTCAGACATCTGACAAGAAAG ATGTTGAGGCCAGCACAGgggagagtgagacagagcGATGGGCCAGGGAGCgcagggagaggagacaagCTCGGGCCAGAAGGAAGGCACAGAGGACCGGGGAG AGTGATGACAATGATCCGAGTGGAGAGGAAGAGTTCTCAGGCAGTGGGCTGGatccacag ACAGTCCGACACCTTAGTTCCAG ATCGGACAACTCCTGTAACGACTTTACCCAGGGAGGAGGCTCAGAGATGAAGGATTTTAAGAAG ttgttCGAGGAAGTCTCCAGAGAAAACAGTCAGCTCCAGTCTCAGCTGCAGGACACCCAGAGGATTGTCAGTCAAACCAGGTTGGACCTGGAAAAGGCCACACAG AGACAGGAGCGCTTCACTGACTGCTCGGCCttgctggagctggagaggaag GACCGGAGGATGTTGGAGCGGCGAATGGCAGagttggaggaggagctgaag GTTCTGGTTGACCTGAGAGCAGACAACCAGCGTCTTAAAGATGAAAATGGAGCACTGATCCGTGTCATCAGCAAACTCTCCAAATAG
- the zmp:0000001167 gene encoding protein phosphatase 1 regulatory subunit 12A isoform X5 yields MAATDHSRSEAAKQRRQDQLQRWLGSETDQTGWEARGNLSGSGTRRAKVRFAQGAVFMAACSAGDREEVAALLRQGADINHANIDGLTALHQACIDENAEMVQFLVESGSDVNRGDNEGWTPLHAAASCGFIQIAKYLIEHGAHVGAVNSEGELPLDVATEDAMERLLKGEIKKQGIDVDKARKEEERIMLQDAMAVLAGGGTLTPHPNTKATALHVAAAKGYIEVLKVLLQCGVDVDSRDTDGWTPLHAAAHWGQEEVCTLLADNMCDMGAVNNVGQTPLDVADENLADTLEELQKKQNALRSEKEKQTPVIETSPPISMVPVRPRRTSISRMSSKEKICLHEREKHPPPALPSSPAEDEEEEGQTGQSQSQSQGKASSSSSSEEESESESDAESEKAKNREIINNLNNKRNATSLLPTSMTTSTAASQVKKQDPSKLPTTEAPGSWRTSLRKAGSSVTLGSAGLSDFSQDSSRPPETTLGMTRSASSPRLSSEADTKEPRLARVPPIPTRRLFSIPDSSPDNSNSSSYGKRLDDPTVTSASTGTSSAGLSRLNSVLGQRVPQEQTEKKDQSAVSNSRGTTAGEQESKQRRKSYLTPVRDEEAEAQRKARSRHARQSRRSTQGVTLTDLQEAEKTMKTDNKGREKKEEEEKEKEKEKEAKAKKGEEGEVSWRSRIASLQKSDLLGLTQPTSAPRSQTSDKKDVEASTGESETERWARERRERRQARARRKAQRTGESDDNDPSGEEEFSGSGLDPQTVRHLSSRSDNSCNDFTQGGGSEMKDFKKLFEEVSRENSQLQSQLQDTQRIVSQTRLDLEKATQRQERFTDCSALLELERKDRRMLERRMAELEEELKVLVDLRADNQRLKDENGALIRVISKLSK; encoded by the exons ATGGCGGCCACTGACCATTCCCGGTCCGAAGCTGCCAAACAGCGACGGCAGGATCAGCTGCAGCGATGGCTGGGCTCGGAGACCGATCAGACTGGATGGGAGGCCCGGGGAAACTTGAGCGGTTCAGGGACGCGGCGGGCGAAAGTTCGATTCGCCCAAGGAGCTGTGTTTATGGCCGCCTGCTCCGCCGGAGACCGGGAGGAGGTGGCGGCGTTACTCCGGCAGGGAGCTGACATCAACCACGCCAACATAGACGGACTGACAGCGCTTCATcag GCCTGCATTGATGAAAATGCTGAGATGGTGCAGTTTCTGGTGGAGAGCGGGAGTGACGTCAACAGAGGAGACAACGAGGGCTGGACTCCTTTGCATGCTGCTGCCTCCTGTGGCTTCATCCAGATCGCTAA ATACCTGATCGAGCACGGCGCTCACGTCGGGGCGGTGAACAGTGAAGGAGAACTTCCTCTGGATGTGGCCACTGAGGACGCCATGGAGAGACTCCTGAAAGGGGAAATCAAAAAACAAG GAATAGACGTGGACAAGGccagaaaggaggaggagaggatcaTGCTCCAGGACGCCATGGCAGTGCTGGCAGGAGGCGGCACTCTCACACCTCACCCAAACACCAAGGCAACCGCTCTGCACGTCGCCGCTGCCAAAGGCTACATCGAAGTCCTGAA GGTGCTGTTGCAGTGTGGGGTGGATGTGGACAGCAGGGACACCGACGGGTGGACTCCCCTGCATGCAGCAGCTCATTGGGGGCAGGAGGAGGTGTGCACCCTGCTTGCTGACAACATGTGCGATATGGGTGCTGTCAACAATGTG GGCCAAACACCTCTGGATGTCGCAGACGAGAACCTCGCGGACACTCTGGAGGAGCTACAGAAGAAACAGAACGCT TTACGCAgcgagaaagagaaacagactcCTGTTATTGAGACTAGCCCGCCAATCTCCATGGTACCAGTTCGCCCGCGCAG GACTTCTATCTCTCGTATGAGCAGCAAGGAGAAGATCTGCCTCCACGAGCGCGAGAAGCACCCGCCCCCCGCCCTGCCGAGCAGCCCGGccgaggatgaggaggaggaaggtcaGACGGGACAGAGCCAGTCTCAGAGCCAGGGGAAAGcgtccagcagctccagctcgGAGGAGGAGAGCGAATCGGAGAGCGACGCCGAGTCAG AGAAAGCGAAAAACCGAGAGATCATCAACAACTTGAACAACAAACGCAACGCCACCAGCCTGCTTCCTACCTCCATGACGACGAGTACTGCTGCAAGCCAAGTGAAAAAG CAGGACCCGAGCAAGCTCCCAACCACCGAGGCCCCAGGATCCTGGAGAACGTCTTTGAGAAAGGCGGGCAGCTCGGTGACTCTGGGCTCAGCTGGACTGTCCGATTTCAGCCAAGACTCCAGCCGACCTCCAGAGACCACCCTGGGTATGACCCGCTCTGCATCCAGCCCCCGCCTCAGCTCCGAGGCCGACACTAAG GAGCCGAGGCTCGCCCGGGTACCGCCCATCCCAACACGGAGACTCTTCAGTATTCCAGACAGCAGCCCTGACAACTCCAACAG TTCATCTTATGGAAAGAGACTGGATGACCCCACCGTAACCTCAGCTAGCACAGGaacaagctctgctggactCAGCCGCCTTAATAGTGTCTTGGGCCAGag agTTCCTCaggaacagacagaaaagaaggaTCAGTCTGCCGTCTCCAACTCTCGAGGCACGACCGCAGGCGAACAGGAGTCCAAGCAGAGGCGCAA ATCATACCTGACACCGGTGCGGGATGAGGAGGCAGAGGCACAGAGGAAGGCTCGCTCCCGACATGCACGGCAATCCCGCCGCTCCACTCAG GGGGTGACGCTAACAGATCTGCAGGAAGCGGAGAAGACGATGAAGACGGACaacaaagggagagaaaagaaggaggaggaagagaaggagaaagagaaagagaaggaagcaAAAGCAAAGAAGGGAGAGGAAGGG GAAGTGAGCTGGAGGTCTCGTATAGCCAGTCTGCAGAAGTCTGACCTGCTGGGCCTCACGCAGCCCACCAGCGCTCCACGGTCTCAGACATCTGACAAGAAAG ATGTTGAGGCCAGCACAGgggagagtgagacagagcGATGGGCCAGGGAGCgcagggagaggagacaagCTCGGGCCAGAAGGAAGGCACAGAGGACCGGGGAG AGTGATGACAATGATCCGAGTGGAGAGGAAGAGTTCTCAGGCAGTGGGCTGGatccacag ACAGTCCGACACCTTAGTTCCAG ATCGGACAACTCCTGTAACGACTTTACCCAGGGAGGAGGCTCAGAGATGAAGGATTTTAAGAAG ttgttCGAGGAAGTCTCCAGAGAAAACAGTCAGCTCCAGTCTCAGCTGCAGGACACCCAGAGGATTGTCAGTCAAACCAGGTTGGACCTGGAAAAGGCCACACAG AGACAGGAGCGCTTCACTGACTGCTCGGCCttgctggagctggagaggaag GACCGGAGGATGTTGGAGCGGCGAATGGCAGagttggaggaggagctgaag GTTCTGGTTGACCTGAGAGCAGACAACCAGCGTCTTAAAGATGAAAATGGAGCACTGATCCGTGTCATCAGCAAACTCTCCAAATAG